tgccactgcagacgatacagaagcccatccttcagctcccctgccttccttgacttcctccttgcctccagactgccctttgcaggtctgatgagatgatgctgatggtgttggtgttgatgggagcagcagacgactcataaggggctttgccatagaaacaggccatagtccagtccatttccacccacttttaatgttctggatcgtcatccctgccagggcagccttataataacagcctaggaagttcctcttgcctacaacagtagagtcattccaatgactaaggtatccaagctccttcctataggctgcctttaatgggccaaagactgactgatcaagtggctggaggacatgggaggtatgtggtggtaagaacaatagatggatgttgtttatatagcagagccacataaagtccgtcgttgtatggctcccatgcccatccaagaccagcagtctaacctcctccttgccctgagggacagtctgagggatgaagaccttctgcagccattcaactgcagtggcatctgttgtccatccattctctgttgctgtaaactgccagccttcataagggccaagatccaaaggaaaccactgctgctggactgttatacccttatatataatgaggggatgcagtctgtggcccagggcagagatgcattcaataatagatacccatgcccttgatccaggctgtttcttgcgaacagacttcgtctcagacatgcccagcaccagcccattagatccttgcccctcaaggataccagtctcatccatgttgtatctgttggctggtttaatgctgatgatctctggcatggcgagatgcttgaaccagtccctgatgacctcagtagatgccccattaacacgtctagaatcgatagggcgacttctctggaccttgactgaaggattcctattcagaaaggctgttatccaacctttccctataggctctgtatcccccatagcatggaggatcctctctgcgaatagcttcacttgcagatgggttggagcaacaccaagggcatgctgaatgcgaatccattcagccaacttagcctcctgacctatagagagtctctgatggtcagcaaaggcaagttgccttggttggcagcccttgatgcgactgcgaagtgttgaacgtggcacaccccattcgattgatgctttccggagggactgcccattggcgactgcttccaaggtctgattgacctcatactcggtatatgcgctcataagggcaagaaaaaggtatgctgaaaaaatgaagccattcggataaaaactgtaaatgttgtgatggttagaaaaaggaggaggttggaggttaggtgtgctgatgagggatttatgggtgggcgaaatgggggggtgggcgaaaagtgggtgcccgacgttataTTGTAGGTTCGCATTCCATTATGCACTCGCACTACATCTGCACACCCAACTAAAACTCGACGCATGTAGCACCTGTTGCCTCGATAGCCGGACACAAAAACGTCGTGTTCACCAGTGGAATTGGTGATGGGCGAACTCCATACATGGGCCCTCCAAGCCCAAAGCGAGAAGACCTATGGAATGACCTATATGGGTGCACCTGGACAGTCATTGACGCGGGCCGCTTTCTTGACACGAACCAATTAAAGGATACTTAGAACTAACACTATCTCAGTTGGAACGAGTGTCATCGGCCGCGAGCACGCAGCCAAGCTTGTTAATAAGACCGTTCCAGTCCCTGGGAAAAAGGGGGAATATGAAGGCAAGTACGTAATTATGCTGGGCGTCTTTCACCAGTTACACTGTGTGGTAAGCCATCTTATAATTCATAAATCCAAGGAGAGTTTTGACCTGAAATAATATTGCTAAACAGAACTTGCTTCGAAGAAGCTTGTACTGGAAGACACGGTGGACCACAGATCCTAAAGATCCCATGAGCCTCATGCACCTGGAACACTGTGTTGATGCACTCAGACAAGCAGTTATGTGCTCAGCGGATGTCACACCACATCCGTGGGTCTGGGATGATGGACAGAATAAAGAGGTGGCTGAAGTTATGCATACCTGCCGCGACTTTGATGCTATCAGGAGTTGGGCACGACCACGCGATGTATTCCTCCAGGGATGGAACAAGAGCATCCGGGTTCCTGACCCATTGCAGGGTCCCTAAGAAGAACTGTTGGTGGACTAACGCTGCATAAAAAATCATTCAAATCAATTTGGTCTTTAGTAGAGCTCGCCAACACCAAAAACTGGTCCTCGATTCTCATGCAACAGCATAACCAGTCTGCCGAATTCCACCGATCGGTGCCAGGGGTCGAGAAGTGATCGGATGACTTGTTTTCTCACACCCATGGTAGCAGTGAAGCGACCTGTGTCATGTATAAATGCGGCGTTCTGGTGACTACGCCCGTCGTTGATGCCACTCTCGCTTGTTTGGGCGGTTCTAGCCAAGATCGCTAGTTCGAAGCAGGCAAGTCTGAAATACAAGCAGCGCAATTCTTATCTTTGAATCTTTGTTGCCGAGAGACTGAGTTACAATATTCAGACTCAGCTGAACCTTGATGCCTTCATAGAGAAATAATAATACCGGAGGTTCTTCAGAACTCGAAACGGAGCCATTCTCTGCTCGATTTCCAGTTCTTCTGATATCTAGATTATCCCTGCACCCTAATCCTGGCAGAGGGTCGAGCCCGAGGATACGAGACAGTGGCCGGTTCGCCCTTCACGCATGTCACGACCAACCGCATATGCAGTGCACCTTGGCAGATAAAGTCACTTTCAGAAGGGTCAACCTGCGATGTGATTCGATTCATCTGAGACCAGACTGATCCACTGCTGGCTGGGGGATAGAGAAAGCAATGCAGGAAGCGTCGTGTGACATGCCAGTTCGTAGTTGGATTGCACCGCTCAGTCGAGCTTCCGAATTGGCGCAAAACAGTCAAGGACTTGCATACGAAGACATGATGAAAGAACACCTTCCTATTGAAGAAATGCAACAGTGGAGTGGCTATTCCGATCACCGAATTGGGTTCGCGAGAATGGGTTCTTTTTCTGACGCGGGGCGTCTCGTAAACTGAAGAGAAAAAAAGTATAAGTATGAAAGAGCCATGCCCATAGGCACACCAGAACAAGTTTTGATAGCCCGTTTCATTCATGTTCACAAGGTCAATCTTTAGGCCTACTCATTCAACGAGACCCAACACACCACCTTTCGTTTATCTGACAAATTGAAGGTGAGAAACTCAAGTTGTACCTGGCTCTTGTTTGTTTACACGCATTGCAGACTGCCTACGCAACCATTGTCCTTGCCCTTTTCGCTGGCGAGGCTATGACGGCGCCGCTCAAACCCGGGACCTCGCCTAATCCTGCTCTTCGGCGGAGGCAGGTCTTCTTCGTTAATTGCACCACCCCGGGTCTCACGGACACATGTAGCATCTTCAATACCCGTTGTGACCGTTGGGGATCTCTGATAACCGACTACCCGGCACTTTGCGGCAGGCCCAACTGTCTCTGTTATGGTTATGGTGGTTGTGACGTGATCTGCCGTGCGGAGCTGGGCATCGAGGATGACTCCGAGATTGAGGGGGACATTATCAGCGAGAACATTGTtgagctcgagaaggagaaagggaAGAAGGCTGAGGATTCAGCTGAGCAGTAGAGAGGTCGATGAGTGGTTGTGAAGAGAATGAAGAGAACAAGTGCTAGACCCATATTCTGCCACTTGAATATCAGGTGTCTATTTGCGGCCATGTTTGCCTAATCGACGCTGGCTGTCATGGTCTCATACACTGTCCCACATTTTGATGTCAATCATAATGCATGACATATCCGCGCCAATGAAGTGTGATACCAGCTGGGCTAGGTGACATTGTCACCAACGGCGTATCTCCCAAGTCGACAAGACGTAACCCCCAATGACTTGGCGACGCCCGCAGTTCTGCAGGCATCTGCAAGCAGGCCAACAGACAAGAACAGTTTAATTGACGCATTCTTGTGTTATTGTGGCCCTTTAGCTATTTAGTTGCAGATGCGCCCAGCATGCATAGGAGCCATTTCTTTCGACAAGTAACACCGAATCTTCTTTCCTAAATTTCCAATTTCCTTCTTCGGACATTCATCGACCATATTGACTTACAAGCACCAGAAGACTCCTCCAACGATGTCTGGCTCTAATCAAGTTTCTGCTCCGCAGCCAGACCCAAGGCATGTACAGCAGTGGACATTGACAGACCAGTCTGATGAGGGAGTACGGCACATGCCTATCGTTGACGGCAGATACCACGACCGAGACACAGGAGAGGTCAGTTCAATTGCCCCCGGAGACCGTTCGGTGTCTGGACCTCCGGCGATCGATCAGTATTGGCACAACATAGGCGCCACTTCGAAAGACGATTTCAGCAAGATGAGAGGGTCGTTCCACAAAGACATTACCGAGTTCATGATTCGTCTCGGAGACTTCCTCAAGAAGGGAAGCTGCAGGATCCATTCTGTTAACGCGACCGAGTTCTCCGTCACTGTCATTGTTGAGACGGTGCAGAAAACGCacgaaatcaatgaagattTGAAGGCCTGCCGACTAATTTACACTCTCGATTAGTCTCTTAGAGGCATGTTATGACTTACTACGAGCTTGAGATTGGGTCACTAAGACTTATAGTTCATCAGATGGTTCCGTGACGACACAGGGCTTTGCGGGTGTCCGTCGACTTGTGGTGAGATCTTTTAGAAATGAGGGGGCCATGACAACTTGGCGAGTCACAACGATACAGCCAGATCTCGGTGGTCATCGTCGGAGGCAAAAGACATCTAGAACCTTTCATTGAATTCATGTTATCTCTGTTGAACTGCTGTGCTCGGCTCCATCCTTCAGTCCATAATCATTACATCGGGCCCATAGCCTCATAAAAACAAGGTACGATGCTTGAAGGCTTCTGGTAGAGGCCTCTGGTAGACCCAATTACCACCATAGGCACGGGTAGCTGGTAGCCTCAGTTGATGTCATGGCAGGGGCGGCGTGCCAGAAAAACAAGCGGAGCGCAGTTGTTTGGAGCAAGCAAGCGGTGGCGTGCATGTTATCTCAAGTTGTCATGCCGTGTATTTTTGGATTATTTATCATAAGATCTAATAAGCCCACGATCATTAGGTATCACAGTTGGTATCTCTGAAGACGTAAATCGCATGAGACGCATTCTCCCCCCCACAAAAGACCAAAATCATTTCGCTTTGCAAAGCCGGTTGGCGTAGTCGATGACACTCCACTCCTCGCTCCCCGGCGTGGACcacgagaagaagacgcccGTCGGATCCCacttcttcttgatggcggcgagcttGGGGTAGATCGGCCCCCAGAAAGCGTCCTGCCAGTTGTTCATGAAGGCATAGTTCTACTGAAAGTTAGTCTGACTCGCGGTACCCCGGCTCAGAGTAATGACACGCTGGCGGACATACCTCGTTCACGTACGCCAGACCGTTGGGGCCGGCCTGCTTGAACTTCTCGGTGATGGTGTTGACCATGAGGTCGTTGAGCGCCAGCTTCGTGGCCCAGGTCGCGTCCAGGGCCTGCGGCAGGATGGCCATCGTCCGCATGGTGGCGCCCCTCCATCGCGGGTGCGTCGCGCTctcgggcttcttggcctggTTGCCCGGGTCGAAGAGGTGGctgatgacgatgccgaactggttcggcgccggggccagggcgagctggatggcctcggcgatggcgggctGGTTGTTGGCCATGTCTTGGTGAGTGAAGACCCAGCCGCCCGTCAGGCCGTTctgggcggcggcttcgggcTCGGAGATGTCGTGGAAGAGGGTGTAGTAGTCCGGGTACTCCTTGACGCCAAAGTCGTAGGGGAtgttctcggcgtcgaggtacGAGAAGAGCGGTTGAACGACGGCGGTCAGCTCTGCTGCCGTCTTGTTCATGCCCATGATGGGCTGCACGTGCAGCGCTCCGCCGATGATGGGGGGGTACAGCTCGTAGATGCCGTAGAGCCCGTTGTCGACCAGGTGGTTGCCAAGCTCGTGGAGCTTGTTGACGGCTTTCGTAACCTGGCCAAAGTTTGCTCCCGTGGTGGCGTTGACGTTGAGGAAGAGGGCCGCGCCGGGGATGGTGTCGGGGTATGTCTTGAGAGTGACGGATAAGACGATGCCGTAGTTACCGGGTCCGCCGCCCTTGAGCGCGTAGTATAGGTCCGAGTTAGACTTGGAGTTGGCCGTGATAAAGTCTCCGGAAGCAGTGAGGACCTCGAAGGAGAGCGCCTGGTCTGCGCCGAAACCATAGTTGCCGCTGAGAGGCCCgtggccgcctcctcctAAGTAGCCTCCCGCAACTCCGACAGTCTAGATGTTGTTGTTAGTTGGGTTACGGCCAGTGGAGAGTGATGGGAGAGTCATGGTTAACCTACCTCGCACTCGCCCATGACGACGTTCTGAGGCGGGTTACGGGCCCGCGCGGCCGCAGAGATCTCGAAACCCTGGACTCCGGCcccgatggtgatggcgggACCTTTGTAGTCTCCCGGGCCTTTGTACTTGTCGACGAAGGAGATGTCCTTGAAGTTGTGCGTGTTGATGGCCAGCgacccggcgccggcgctcCGGCCCTCGAAGTCGTGGCCCGTGTTGCGCACGACGAGCCGGACGTTGTTGGACTTGGCAAAGTtgacgccggccttggcgtgATCCCTTGTccgggcgatgatgacgaacTCGGGGTAGTTACCCAGGGAGCAGGTCTTTGTCGGGTCCGTTGTGAGCTCGCAGGTGTTGTTGCTTCCCCATGTCCAGAGCTGTGATGCCGGCTGGGAAATTCTGGTCACGCCGTGATCAGTTCTGGGATGTTTTCCCCTTGCATGTCTTTGGTTCAAAAACGGGCTTGGTAAACTTACTGCCATCTCTCGTCCGTCCACTTCGCAGTCGCCTCGGCACACTTTGCAGCGTCGTATGTCGCTACTCCGCGGAACTGGTTGTAGCAGACGGCCGCAGGCGGAATGTGTCTTATAAGATTCCCTCCCACGGTCTTGTTGAGCTTCTCCCAAGCGTTGGCCTTTGGCCAACATTCGTCTGCCGGGGAGCACTTGCACTGGTAATTCTTGCCGTTCTCTTGGTACGGCACCAGCTTGGGCGTAGAGGCCGCCGTggcgaagagagagaagcatGCCACGAGGAGCACGTCGGTAAGcgaaggcatcattctcgaATATCTTTGCGAATCGGGTTGATCACTGTCGGCAACCTGACTCTGGGGTGCCTGGCAGGCCGACTCTTGTAAAACCGTCCTTCTCTTGGACATTTTGTATTCGAACATGGAACCCGTACGCCACTGGTTTGTTTCTCGAGGGGGTCGGCGGGCTGTAAACTACCGGCCGTAGCTCGTAGCTCCTGCTCGCGGTGTAAAGGGCGACTAGGACCTAGCCGCATGGCCTATGTTTGGGACTATGGCCGAGCTAGTTGTTGCTGGTCTCAAGGGATTGAGGGGTTGAATCGAAGATCTAGCTTTCCCTCCGGAAGGGAGAACGCAAATCCCGAACCTGTGAACAAGTCAGGCGGTAACAGGGTGGGCTGCACTCATTAGCCGCCATCTGCTGCTGTGTCAGCCGCACAATAGTGCGATTGGACAAAGTCTGCGGACGAAAAGAAGGTGAAAGCCGTGGCAGAGGCTGCGTTGGCAAGGTCCCTAGTGCGTGTGGCTCCATCGACGGCGTGCAGCGGGTTGAGATCGTGTGATTAAAGCTGACGCAGCCGGTCACAGTATGACAAGCAGAAGCCAGGGCGATACAGAATGGACGGCAATTTGCCTGCCGGCCGGGCAAGTCAGAGTAAAGTCTATTAACATACGACTGCGGATACTTGCAAGGTGGAGGCTCCGCAGTAAGAATAACGCGCAACTTAGAGCTTCACGGGGAGCAGAGAAGTAAAACTCTCAGAGTGTTGCACGGCGAGTGAGATACCCTGTGTCAGCCGTAAAACGAAGAGGCAGCTAGGGAGACAAGATTTATGAACACAGGGGGGGTTCCAAGACCAGTCAGTCGGTTTGTATCGACCGGTGGGAAGATGACGGGGGTGAGCTCCTCGTCTCTAGCAGCAGAACGACAGAATTCCGGGTTCATGCTTCTGGCAGGCATTATGAACTGAGCGAACTGAACATACGGATCTTACAGAGTTGCACCGAAGCTGGGGTCGGCCCATCCAAAGTACCAAAAGTTCCCAAAGTTGGGGGGCGATGTTAGTCCCCTCATCCTTGTATGCCGGGCGGCTCGGTGCAACCCTTTTACCACCTTGGCGGCGCAAACCATTCGGCACAGCGCCGAGTTGGAGAGTCGAAAGTCGGCAAATCCAGGACGTCAGGCTCGCTCGCTACGCCGAACACGCTGGCCAGGTCGGACTTTGAAGATTACCCTACGAGGACACGAGGAAGTGTCATGCTATGTGACCCCACGAAAGCGACTTTTCaacaggcaggcaggcagatCGGCGTTGGGATAGTCCTGGATAATTACGCTTATCACGGCCGTTAGGTGCGGGCCGAGTCAGTTAGTCGGCCAGCGACGGTTGTTCGAGAACAAAGGAAACGGCGGAAACGAAAGCTCGAGACAAAGCACTGCCAAGTTCAAGGGGGGCGGCGGTAACTCGCCCACGTgtgaagaaaaaagaagaaacaaACCCAAGGCAATCTTCAGCGCCGACTGGTTTTGCAGCTGTCACCGGAAGAAAAGCTACTTGCTTCTGGGGCCAGCAGATCAACCCACCTGTCTGTCAGACGGACGCCGCACCGCCGAAAGCTATCGGCAAGCTGTAACTGTATCGAGGTGAACGATGCCGACTGGATCTGGCCAACACGTTGAATGACTGGGTACAACAGGCTTCGTCGACTAGGTTCGGCGGCCGCGATTCCACGCTGACTCGGGGTTCCGAACCACAATGTGAAGGGACGGAGGATGTGATGTGGCTGGTGTTGTGGTAGGTCCGAATCTTAAGGCCGGGACGAGCAATCGGCCGTAACATGTCTGCCCAGCAATTTAGAGTCTTTTTGAGGCGTTCTTAGCACTTTGGGGCCAATCTTAACCACCACCGCATCATCACATTCACAAACTGCAACGAAGGAGGTTGGCGGCAAAGGCGCCAATTCTACGTGTGAAAAAGCCGGACGCCGTCGATAGCCTCGGGCATATCAATCTTGGCGAGCTCACGCATGACGCCGGTCGTTCTAAGAGTACAAGAGCTTGAATACAACAAAGGGTCATGTAGTCGAATGATTTGACGGCACAAAGAACAAGGGAGGGCTATCCAGCGCAATGCCCAAGGCTTCTTTCAGCTTCTCGACAGGTCGAGTCCCCATCATGCTCATCGATATCATCCTCTCGGGGGTTCCCCATGGGACAAGAGTTGGAAAAGTGCCGGTGAAGGTTCAGGAATGGTGTCACGGGTGCGCCTTGGGACGATGGCAGAGTCATCATTCCCGAATGACCTCGGAGTTATGCTGGTCTATCGGCATCTCAAGCAGCAACAAGGGACACACCAAGCCTGCAACAGGTTCATGATGTTGGGTTCAGCGATCATCTCACGAGGTGAATGTATCGACACAAAGGTTAAGCCAAAATGATTAACTCGGCGCTCAAGCACGGCGGCCGGTTCGGACCTCCTCTAAGACTACGGGCCCGGGGGAGAAAAAACCACCGTATGCAATGCCCCCACAAGTATCTACATCTCTCTCACCGTCAACTTACGCTGTCCTACCCTTTACCTACCGCCGGCGCATGTAAGGCACCACCAACTTGAAAGCCGGCATGGGCCGGGTCCATGGACGCTTGTTGATATCTGTGCGCGGCCACAGGTGGGAGGCGTAGTGACGGAATTCCTCAAACTTGGTGACGCTGATCTCCAGGTCCTCCATCGCGGCACACTTCCTCACCTCGACGAACTCGACGTCTTCCAGGCCGCCCCAGGTCCTGGGCTTGCCCGGGTGGCTGCAGTGGCACCAGAAGcactcgtcgtcgccggcgggcgTGTCGAGGTACCGGTGCATCTTCTCGCGCAGGGCGTCGTCCAGCATGTTGAACCCGGTCAGGTCGACGAGGTAGAGCTTCTGGAGCGACGTGAAAACGTCCGTTAGGATGCGCATGTTCTGCACCCACTGGGGCTGGAAAAAGTCAGAGAGGTTCGTTAGCAAAGGGTCGGGGATGTTGGCCGGCCGGCGGACCCGCCGCTGGGGGGTTTCTGGATGCCACACGGGTTGTGGTTCACCACCAGTGGTGACCGAGCCGGACGGTCGAAGGGGCGGCCACTTGGCGGGCATTCGACCGTTGAGAATGTTCTGCGTGCCCTCCTGGGCCTCCAATTCCCACGTGTGCCCGATCTGCATGCGGTCGTAGACCGTCTGAatcgcgtcgtcgtcgcccatTGCTT
This genomic interval from Colletotrichum higginsianum IMI 349063 chromosome 9, whole genome shotgun sequence contains the following:
- a CDS encoding FAD binding domain-containing protein: MFEYKMSKRRTVLQESACQAPQSQVADSDQPDSQRYSRMMPSLTDVLLVACFSLFATAASTPKLVPYQENGKNYQCKCSPADECWPKANAWEKLNKTVGGNLIRHIPPAAVCYNQFRGVATYDAAKCAEATAKWTDERWQTDHGVTRISQPASQLWTWGSNNTCELTTDPTKTCSLGNYPEFVIIARTRDHAKAGVNFAKSNNVRLVVRNTGHDFEGRSAGAGSLAINTHNFKDISFVDKYKGPGDYKGPAITIGAGVQGFEISAAARARNPPQNVVMGECETVGVAGGYLGGGGHGPLSGNYGFGADQALSFEVLTASGDFITANSKSNSDLYYALKGGGPGNYGIVLSVTLKTYPDTIPGAALFLNVNATTGANFGQVTKAVNKLHELGNHLVDNGLYGIYELYPPIIGGALHVQPIMGMNKTAAELTAVVQPLFSYLDAENIPYDFGVKEYPDYYTLFHDISEPEAAAQNGLTGGWVFTHQDMANNQPAIAEAIQLALAPAPNQFGIVISHLFDPGNQAKKPESATHPRWRGATMRTMAILPQALDATWATKLALNDLMVNTITEKFKQAGPNGLAYVNENYAFMNNWQDAFWGPIYPKLAAIKKKWDPTGVFFSWSTPGSEEWSVIDYANRLCKAK